The proteins below are encoded in one region of Hordeum vulgare subsp. vulgare chromosome 3H, MorexV3_pseudomolecules_assembly, whole genome shotgun sequence:
- the LOC123444330 gene encoding uncharacterized protein LOC123444330, with protein MTTCSNPPPCPPPPLMTLAGASRRRRASCSHPPLPLIAIVLLLVFPTPPRTYALRVPLREVASLLSLSHSLLTRIAVARADRGDAAAAARARRIASHLSLLSSRGAWALGWDYLRHYAFSSVAGCGFSCATAAARLLAAAAEASRLNSPVDAAQWLRRNYGDLLSAATQLLNGLLSAFSEQGPLREVVLDLKWEVEEGGLLKDCLQVGARDLEGLLIIAKDLMFGASRASSGHSEL; from the exons ATGACTACTTGCTCTAATCCCCCTCCTTGCCCCCCGCCGCCCTTGATGACCTTAGCCGGGGCTTCACGCCGCCGgcgagcatcttgttcccatccgcctcTCCCTCTCATAGCCATCGTCCTCCTACTCGTCTTCCCAACTCCTCCCCGCACTTACGCGCTTCGCGTCCCACTGCGCGAggtcgcctccctcctctccctctcccactccctcCTCACCCGCATCGCGGTCGCCCGCGCCGACCGCGGGgacgccgctgccgctgcccgtgCTCGCCGAATTGCCTCGCACCTATCCCTTCTCTCCTCCCGCGGTGCGTGGGCCCTCGGCTGGGACTACCTCCGACACTACGCTTTCTCCTCCGTCGCCGGATGCGGCTTCTCCTGCGCCACTGCCGCCGCCCGCCTCCTCGCCGCTGCGGCGGAGGCCTCGCGCCTAAATTCACCCGTCGATGCGGCCCAGTGGCTGCGCCGTAATTACGGTGACCTCCTATCGGCCGCTACTCAGCTCCTAAACGGCCTCCTCTCTGCCTTCTCCGAGCAG GGGCCGCTAAGGGAGGTGGTGTTGGATCTGAAGTGGGAGGTGGAGGAAGGGGGGTTGCTGAAGGATTGCCTGCAGGTGGGAGCGAGAGATTTGGAGGGCTTGCTTATCATTGCCAAAGATCTCATGTTTGGTGCTTCAAGGGCTTCTTCAGGCCACAGTGAACTCTGA